The Anas platyrhynchos isolate ZD024472 breed Pekin duck chromosome 34, IASCAAS_PekinDuck_T2T, whole genome shotgun sequence genome contains a region encoding:
- the SENP1 gene encoding sentrin-specific protease 1 isoform X2 produces the protein MRMEARDAAHPNHGSLFKAFPPQPRAGLRDTLGQPDTKFLPNKIGGFACPAGNASCALNYRPEVPCPETFRPAAEPRGFGSSANGQWRGLVPTLGSAPPKPRLSRGSYLEARKIPSGTSNSFVGKSNHHCHASAFPIKPAPSPSWSGPCRRSLLSPKKTPRRFISTAEETVREEEREIYRQLLQMVTGKQFSTSKPSSLFPFHLSRCSNSSKTIVKETPNKNSKLFEAPSIAPASSSTSILGAPEQPSHKAPLYSPPSYSSSIFESPNSTAQQQQENVPASSTQSEGSDSVILLKVKDSRTPAPSPPFFQAELWIKELTSVYDSRARERWRQIEEQKALALQLQSQRLQEHSVQDLVDLNLRVPLEKEIPVTVVPEEKEDAKSADGEEEFPEITEEMEKEIKNVFRGGNQDEVLSEAFRLTITRKDIQTLNNLNWLNDEIINFYMNLLMERSKEKGLPTVHAFNTFFFTKLKTAGYQAVKRWTKKVDIFSVDLLLVPIHLGVHWCLAVVDFRKKTITYYDSMGGINSEACRILLQYLKQESLDKKRKEFDTNGWSLLSKKSQEIPQQMNGSDCGMFACKYADCITKDKPINFTQQHMPYFRKRMAWEILHRKLL, from the exons ATGAGGATGGAGGCCAGGGACGCCGCGCACCCCAACCACGGCTCGCTCTTCAAGGCCttccccccgcagccccgggcCGGCCTGCGGGACACGCTGGGCCAGCCCGACACCAAG TTTCTACCAAACAAGATCGGTGGCTTTGCGTGCCCTGCTGGAAACGCCTCGTGCGCTCTCAATTACAGACCAG AAGTCCCGTGCCCCGAGACCTTCCGGCCAGCAGCAGAACCTCGAGGCTTTGGGTCCAGCGCCAACGGGCAGTGGAGGGGTTTGGTGCCCACCCTGGGCTCTGCACCACCGAAGCCCCGGCTGAGCCGCGGCTCCTACCTCGAGGCTCGCAAAATCCCCAG CGGGACGTCCAACAGCTTCGTAGGGAAGTCGAACCACCACTGCCATGCCTCGGCGTTCCCCATCAAACCCGCTCCCAGCCCTTCCTGGAGCGGCCCGTGCCGCCGCAGCCTGCTCAGCCCCAAGAAGACGCCGCGGCGCTTCATCAGCACGGCGGAAGAG ACTGTTCGGGAGGAAGAGCGAGAGATCTACAGGCAGTTGCTTCAGATGGTGACGGGAAAACAATTCTCCACGTCCAAACCTTCTTCACTATTCCCCTTCCACCT GTCCAGGTGTTCAAATTCCAGTAAAACTATAGTGAAAGAAACTCCCAACAAGAACTCGAAGCTGTTTGAAGCTCCCAGCATTGCACCAGCCAGTTCCTCAACCAGCATTCTTGGAGCACCGGAGCAGCCGTCACACAAAGCTCCGCTCTACTCCCCACCCAGCTATTCCTCCAGTATCTTTGAGTCCCCAAACTCCACTGCCCAGCAGCAACAAGAAAATGTACCAGCATCTAGCACGCAGTCTGAAG gGTCAGACTCTGTCATTTTGCTCAAGGTCAAGGATTCCAGAACCCCAGCTCCAAG CCCCCCGTTCTTCCAGGCAGAACTGTGGATCAAAGAATT GACTAGTGTCTATGATTCACGAGCTCGGGAGAGGTGGCGGCAAATTGAAGAACAGAAAGCACTGGCCCtacagctgcagagccag cggctgcaggaacactCGGTGCAGGATCTGGTGGATTTGAATCTTCGAGTACCCCTCGAGAAGGAAATCCCCGTCACTGTAGTCCCAGAAGAGAAAGAGGATGCGAAATCAGCTGATGGCGAAGAGGAATTCCCTGAAATCACCGAG GAAATGGAGAAGGAAATCAAGAACGTGTTCCGAGGAGGGAACCAGGACGAGGTCCTCAGCGAAGCTTTTCGGTTAACAATCACTCGGAAGGACATTCAGACCCTCAATAATCTGAACTGGCTCAACGACGAG ataATTAACTTCTACATGAATTTGCTGATGGAGCGGAGCAAAGAAAAGGGCTTGCCGACAGTTCACGCGTTCAATACTTTCTTCTTTACCAAATTAAAAACAGCGGGGTACCAGGCCGTGAAAAGGTGGACTAAGAAAGTAGATATCTTCTCCGTGGATCTCCTCCTGGTGCCTATTCATCTGGGAGTGCACTGGTGCCTCGCA GTCGTAGACTTCAGGAAGAAAACCATCACCTACTATGACTCCATGGGTGGAATAAACAGCGAAGCCTGCAGGATCCTGTT GCAATACTTAAAACAGGAAAGTCTtgacaagaaaaggaaagaattcGACACTAATGGCTGGTCGCTGCTGAGCAAGAAGAGTCAG
- the SENP1 gene encoding sentrin-specific protease 1 isoform X1, whose product MRMEARDAAHPNHGSLFKAFPPQPRAGLRDTLGQPDTKSCDLSTQFLPNKIGGFACPAGNASCALNYRPEVPCPETFRPAAEPRGFGSSANGQWRGLVPTLGSAPPKPRLSRGSYLEARKIPSGTSNSFVGKSNHHCHASAFPIKPAPSPSWSGPCRRSLLSPKKTPRRFISTAEETVREEEREIYRQLLQMVTGKQFSTSKPSSLFPFHLSRCSNSSKTIVKETPNKNSKLFEAPSIAPASSSTSILGAPEQPSHKAPLYSPPSYSSSIFESPNSTAQQQQENVPASSTQSEGSDSVILLKVKDSRTPAPSPPFFQAELWIKELTSVYDSRARERWRQIEEQKALALQLQSQRLQEHSVQDLVDLNLRVPLEKEIPVTVVPEEKEDAKSADGEEEFPEITEEMEKEIKNVFRGGNQDEVLSEAFRLTITRKDIQTLNNLNWLNDEIINFYMNLLMERSKEKGLPTVHAFNTFFFTKLKTAGYQAVKRWTKKVDIFSVDLLLVPIHLGVHWCLAVVDFRKKTITYYDSMGGINSEACRILLQYLKQESLDKKRKEFDTNGWSLLSKKSQEIPQQMNGSDCGMFACKYADCITKDKPINFTQQHMPYFRKRMAWEILHRKLL is encoded by the exons ATGAGGATGGAGGCCAGGGACGCCGCGCACCCCAACCACGGCTCGCTCTTCAAGGCCttccccccgcagccccgggcCGGCCTGCGGGACACGCTGGGCCAGCCCGACACCAAG AGCTGTGATCTCTCCACGCAGTTTCTACCAAACAAGATCGGTGGCTTTGCGTGCCCTGCTGGAAACGCCTCGTGCGCTCTCAATTACAGACCAG AAGTCCCGTGCCCCGAGACCTTCCGGCCAGCAGCAGAACCTCGAGGCTTTGGGTCCAGCGCCAACGGGCAGTGGAGGGGTTTGGTGCCCACCCTGGGCTCTGCACCACCGAAGCCCCGGCTGAGCCGCGGCTCCTACCTCGAGGCTCGCAAAATCCCCAG CGGGACGTCCAACAGCTTCGTAGGGAAGTCGAACCACCACTGCCATGCCTCGGCGTTCCCCATCAAACCCGCTCCCAGCCCTTCCTGGAGCGGCCCGTGCCGCCGCAGCCTGCTCAGCCCCAAGAAGACGCCGCGGCGCTTCATCAGCACGGCGGAAGAG ACTGTTCGGGAGGAAGAGCGAGAGATCTACAGGCAGTTGCTTCAGATGGTGACGGGAAAACAATTCTCCACGTCCAAACCTTCTTCACTATTCCCCTTCCACCT GTCCAGGTGTTCAAATTCCAGTAAAACTATAGTGAAAGAAACTCCCAACAAGAACTCGAAGCTGTTTGAAGCTCCCAGCATTGCACCAGCCAGTTCCTCAACCAGCATTCTTGGAGCACCGGAGCAGCCGTCACACAAAGCTCCGCTCTACTCCCCACCCAGCTATTCCTCCAGTATCTTTGAGTCCCCAAACTCCACTGCCCAGCAGCAACAAGAAAATGTACCAGCATCTAGCACGCAGTCTGAAG gGTCAGACTCTGTCATTTTGCTCAAGGTCAAGGATTCCAGAACCCCAGCTCCAAG CCCCCCGTTCTTCCAGGCAGAACTGTGGATCAAAGAATT GACTAGTGTCTATGATTCACGAGCTCGGGAGAGGTGGCGGCAAATTGAAGAACAGAAAGCACTGGCCCtacagctgcagagccag cggctgcaggaacactCGGTGCAGGATCTGGTGGATTTGAATCTTCGAGTACCCCTCGAGAAGGAAATCCCCGTCACTGTAGTCCCAGAAGAGAAAGAGGATGCGAAATCAGCTGATGGCGAAGAGGAATTCCCTGAAATCACCGAG GAAATGGAGAAGGAAATCAAGAACGTGTTCCGAGGAGGGAACCAGGACGAGGTCCTCAGCGAAGCTTTTCGGTTAACAATCACTCGGAAGGACATTCAGACCCTCAATAATCTGAACTGGCTCAACGACGAG ataATTAACTTCTACATGAATTTGCTGATGGAGCGGAGCAAAGAAAAGGGCTTGCCGACAGTTCACGCGTTCAATACTTTCTTCTTTACCAAATTAAAAACAGCGGGGTACCAGGCCGTGAAAAGGTGGACTAAGAAAGTAGATATCTTCTCCGTGGATCTCCTCCTGGTGCCTATTCATCTGGGAGTGCACTGGTGCCTCGCA GTCGTAGACTTCAGGAAGAAAACCATCACCTACTATGACTCCATGGGTGGAATAAACAGCGAAGCCTGCAGGATCCTGTT GCAATACTTAAAACAGGAAAGTCTtgacaagaaaaggaaagaattcGACACTAATGGCTGGTCGCTGCTGAGCAAGAAGAGTCAG